The following proteins are co-located in the Candidatus Methylomirabilota bacterium genome:
- a CDS encoding RraA family protein, whose protein sequence is MASRSDNLPRRFARIYTAAITDVMDELGLHRQTLPAAIQPLTAGMRAAGYAFTARGRPHRGTPRERDETLRRFLRMLGAVPADSVLVLAANDSVAAHFGELSASWFRARRVRGAVIDGATRDTASIARLGFPTFVRYRTPQDSVPRWRVQDWGQPVTIGGVRVSLGDIVVADGDGVVVVPRRVAHEVLTRCEKLVATENRVRTAVRRGMTPLDAYAKFGSF, encoded by the coding sequence CCGCGCCGCTTCGCGCGGATCTACACCGCGGCGATCACGGACGTGATGGACGAGCTGGGTCTCCATCGCCAGACGCTGCCCGCGGCGATCCAGCCGCTCACCGCCGGCATGCGTGCCGCGGGCTACGCCTTCACGGCGCGCGGCCGGCCCCACCGCGGGACGCCGCGCGAGCGTGACGAGACCCTCCGCCGGTTCCTCCGAATGCTGGGCGCGGTGCCGGCCGACTCGGTGCTGGTGCTCGCCGCCAACGACAGCGTCGCGGCCCACTTCGGTGAGCTCAGTGCGTCGTGGTTCCGCGCCCGCCGGGTGCGCGGCGCGGTGATCGACGGCGCGACGCGCGACACCGCGTCCATCGCGCGCCTCGGGTTCCCGACGTTCGTGCGCTACCGCACCCCCCAGGACTCCGTGCCGCGCTGGAGGGTGCAGGACTGGGGGCAGCCGGTCACGATCGGCGGCGTGCGGGTGAGTCTCGGCGACATCGTCGTCGCCGACGGGGACGGCGTCGTGGTGGTCCCGCGGCGCGTGGCGCACGAGGTCCTCACGCGCTGCGAGAAGCTCGTCGCGACCGAGAACAGAGTGCGCACGGCGGTCCGGCGCGGGATGACGCCGCTGGACGCGTACGCGAAGTTCGGGAGCTTCTAG